In Streptomyces canus, one DNA window encodes the following:
- a CDS encoding SCO6881 family protein has protein sequence MGFCDYPLADKLCTVGDAVDFASDPGKAIGDWMAKSAGELAAAAADLAAEAVDTTTKVDLNAGWFRDNYEMLLPLGLVLLVATFCAQLVRAAIRRDGQALTQAFTGTMSGVLFAFCAIALTTVAVEVVDAVSDGLFKTAHLNIESAVRRIVKVNQIGSLSGLGWLVPVVVGLGAAIGAFLYWCVMMVRKVGILVMVTLAVFASAGGGWEVARRWRKGWIEATATLVVSKLLMTVIFVLGIAAMGKTEAEDGIAALADVMSGIVIMILVLLCPYAVFKFVHWAADGTDGESIHRAGGAGAQIAKAHAEKAARKAAAAAATAGTGGAAAGAGAAPQGPDGGGFPGDIAANPTGGGGEGKEGSQSGGTGSSPGGDAVKSGLEKAVQPAPTSVSDDTSGQVGGSQGPGGSGASSASGQSGGWQSTPPPQGAPPSSGMQNAPSSGASGPPPPPTGL, from the coding sequence GTGGGCTTCTGTGATTACCCTCTGGCCGACAAGTTGTGCACGGTCGGCGACGCGGTGGATTTCGCCTCGGACCCCGGCAAGGCCATCGGTGACTGGATGGCGAAGTCCGCCGGTGAACTGGCCGCCGCCGCAGCCGACCTGGCCGCCGAGGCGGTCGACACCACCACGAAGGTGGATCTGAACGCCGGATGGTTCCGTGACAACTACGAGATGCTGCTGCCACTGGGCCTGGTCCTGCTGGTCGCCACGTTCTGCGCACAGCTGGTCCGGGCCGCCATCCGGCGCGACGGGCAAGCGCTGACACAAGCGTTCACCGGCACCATGAGCGGCGTCCTGTTCGCCTTCTGCGCCATCGCCCTGACCACGGTGGCCGTCGAAGTCGTCGACGCCGTCAGCGACGGCCTGTTCAAGACCGCGCACCTGAACATCGAGTCAGCCGTGCGCCGTATCGTGAAGGTCAACCAGATCGGATCGCTGTCCGGACTCGGCTGGCTCGTCCCGGTCGTCGTCGGGCTCGGCGCCGCCATCGGCGCCTTCCTCTACTGGTGCGTGATGATGGTCCGCAAGGTCGGCATCCTCGTCATGGTCACCCTCGCCGTCTTCGCGTCCGCCGGCGGCGGCTGGGAAGTCGCCCGGCGCTGGCGCAAGGGCTGGATCGAAGCCACCGCCACCCTCGTGGTCTCGAAGCTGCTGATGACCGTGATCTTCGTGCTCGGCATCGCTGCCATGGGCAAGACCGAGGCCGAGGACGGCATCGCCGCCCTCGCCGACGTCATGTCCGGCATCGTCATCATGATCCTGGTGCTGCTGTGCCCGTACGCGGTCTTCAAGTTCGTGCACTGGGCGGCCGACGGGACCGACGGGGAGTCCATCCACCGTGCCGGCGGCGCCGGTGCGCAGATCGCGAAGGCTCACGCCGAGAAGGCCGCCCGCAAGGCCGCCGCTGCTGCGGCCACCGCCGGAACCGGTGGCGCTGCCGCCGGCGCGGGTGCCGCACCGCAGGGCCCCGACGGCGGCGGGTTCCCCGGCGACATCGCTGCCAACCCGACCGGCGGAGGCGGCGAGGGCAAGGAGGGATCGCAGAGCGGCGGAACGGGTTCCTCGCCCGGCGGCGACGCGGTCAAGTCCGGCTTGGAGAAGGCCGTCCAGCCCGCGCCGACGAGCGTGTCCGACGACACCAGTGGCCAGGTGGGCGGCAGCCAGGGGCCTGGCGGATCCGGTGCGAGTAGCGCGTCTGGGCAGAGCGGCGGATGGCAGTCCACCCCGCCGCCGCAGGGGGCACCGCCGTCCTCCGGCATGCAGAACGCCCCGTCCAGCGGGGCGAGCGGGCCCCCGCCGCCTCCGACCGGCCTCTGA
- a CDS encoding SCO6880 family protein: MTDLSVAPVTVKFPHRSRRGILLGLSLPQLVLVSCTLALLLMTVISTGLLGAVALAPLWAASGALVAIRRHGRSLIDWAPIVTRYAHRRHTGQTLWLARPVTRPRQDGVLHLPGTVASLKVVTPGDSANGAAAVHDPHQQTLTAIARVTSRAFALLDPATQNHNVSSWGRALAGIARTGHIATVQVLERTVPDSGDTLTRHWTHNGQPQTPVAGQIYSELVSSAGPAAAPHETYLAISLNLKAARRLISQAGGGLPGAFTVMEQTTASIAQAARNAGLQVTGWLSAREIAAVIRTAYDPKALAALQQWSETGRAEADPAAAGPVVQFEEYDRLATDSARHATYWVENWPRTEMGAGFLHGLMFTAGVRRSLSLIYVPQGLESALRDVQRKKAAIIADANERARRGQVDSEEDSVEYADVKTRERQLIAGHADVALTGLVTVTAETDALLDAACAQIETHAVASGVDLRRLNYQQPDAFALTALPLARTAL; encoded by the coding sequence TTGACTGATCTTTCCGTCGCCCCGGTCACGGTGAAGTTCCCGCACCGGAGCCGCCGCGGCATCCTCCTCGGCCTCTCCCTGCCTCAACTCGTCCTCGTCTCCTGCACGCTGGCCCTGCTGCTGATGACGGTGATCTCCACCGGGCTTCTCGGCGCCGTCGCCCTGGCACCGCTGTGGGCGGCATCCGGGGCACTCGTCGCGATCCGCCGGCACGGCCGCTCCCTGATCGACTGGGCGCCGATCGTCACCCGGTATGCACACCGTCGCCACACCGGCCAGACCCTCTGGCTTGCCCGGCCCGTCACCCGGCCCCGGCAGGACGGCGTCCTCCATCTGCCCGGCACCGTCGCCTCCCTGAAGGTGGTCACCCCCGGCGACTCCGCCAACGGCGCCGCAGCCGTCCACGACCCGCATCAACAGACGCTGACCGCCATCGCCCGCGTCACCAGCCGCGCCTTCGCTCTCCTCGACCCCGCCACCCAGAACCACAACGTGAGCAGCTGGGGACGCGCGCTCGCGGGCATCGCCCGCACCGGGCACATCGCCACCGTGCAGGTGCTGGAACGCACCGTCCCCGACTCGGGCGACACCCTCACCCGCCACTGGACCCACAACGGGCAGCCCCAGACCCCCGTCGCCGGACAGATCTACTCGGAGCTGGTCTCCTCTGCCGGCCCTGCCGCCGCCCCGCACGAGACCTACCTCGCCATCTCCCTCAACCTCAAGGCCGCCCGGCGCCTGATCAGCCAGGCCGGCGGAGGGCTGCCCGGGGCGTTCACCGTCATGGAGCAGACCACCGCGTCCATCGCGCAGGCCGCCCGCAACGCAGGTCTCCAGGTCACCGGCTGGCTGAGCGCGCGGGAGATCGCCGCCGTCATTCGCACCGCCTACGACCCGAAGGCCCTCGCCGCACTCCAGCAGTGGTCCGAGACCGGCCGCGCCGAGGCCGACCCCGCAGCTGCCGGGCCCGTCGTCCAGTTCGAGGAGTACGACCGCCTCGCCACCGACAGCGCGCGGCACGCGACGTACTGGGTGGAGAACTGGCCGAGGACCGAGATGGGGGCCGGGTTCCTGCACGGGCTGATGTTCACGGCCGGCGTGCGCCGCAGCCTCTCCCTTATCTACGTGCCGCAGGGGCTCGAGTCCGCACTGCGGGACGTCCAGCGCAAGAAGGCCGCGATCATCGCCGACGCCAACGAGCGCGCCCGCCGCGGACAGGTCGATTCCGAAGAGGACTCCGTCGAGTACGCCGACGTCAAAACCCGCGAACGCCAGCTCATCGCCGGGCACGCGGACGTCGCACTGACCGGCCTGGTCACCGTCACCGCCGAGACCGACGCCCTCCTGGACGCCGCCTGCGCACAGATCGAGACCCACGCCGTCGCCTCCGGCGTCGACCTTCGTCGGCTCAACTACCAGCAGCCCGACGCCTTCGCCCTCACCGCGCTGCCGCTCGCCCGCACCGCCCTGTGA
- a CDS encoding DUF6238 family protein — translation MTSPTRPADAHPYLRAANAGIRHHARALAPSDADPPKPGDRLHLDVLHAHLTALLQLLDRLADHTRPPHPVAGRHLATAHTRLWQATSEVHAAFHLLPGTPQADAETSACHPERLPEGPPVLTICQRHLAAGHVVRRKTTPTDLRPHTTACVR, via the coding sequence TTGACCTCTCCTACGCGCCCCGCCGACGCGCACCCCTACCTCCGCGCCGCGAACGCCGGCATCCGCCACCACGCACGGGCCTTGGCGCCGTCGGACGCGGACCCGCCCAAGCCCGGAGATCGTCTGCACCTTGACGTGCTGCACGCCCACCTCACCGCTCTGCTCCAGCTTCTGGACCGGCTCGCTGACCACACCCGGCCCCCGCACCCAGTCGCCGGACGTCACCTGGCCACCGCCCACACCAGGCTCTGGCAGGCCACCAGCGAAGTCCACGCCGCCTTCCACCTGCTGCCCGGCACACCCCAGGCGGACGCCGAGACAAGCGCCTGCCATCCAGAGCGGCTCCCCGAGGGCCCGCCCGTGCTGACGATCTGCCAACGCCACCTCGCCGCCGGACACGTAGTCCGCCGCAAAACCACCCCCACCGACCTCCGCCCGCACACCACGGCCTGCGTGCGATGA
- a CDS encoding VirB4 family type IV secretion system protein, with the protein MSHRPARRARRASASPLFTPHGTARASRKAARRQLAEATAKARAEASAHQSESTPAEHQMPAPLYPSSGRPGPASSRGNRLKLPAHRMTTAVAAGAYPFLAEGGLGAEGIYIGRDVHAEASFVFDPFALYGKVEGFTNPNLLLAGVIGQGKSALAKSFALRSVAFGYRVYVPCDPKGEWTPVAEALGGRSVALGPGLPGRLNPLDAAPRPESVSKADWVGEIRKRRLLLLGSLARTVLGRDLMPMEHTALDVALDAVVTRAADTHRTPLLGDVAATLNSPSALDEAAGMMSGQLGDAARDLAHAMRRLVHGDLAGMFDAPSTVSFDPNAPMLTIDLSRLGGSGDDTALVLAMTCASAWMESALSDPNGGRRWIVYDEAWRLMRHVGLLQRMQAQWKLSRGLGIANLMVIHRLSDLLTAGDAGSQGRALAEGLLADCSTRIIYRQENDQLHAAASLLGLTSVEMDAIAHLNRGRGLWKVAGRSFIVQHLLHSHELALFDTDARMH; encoded by the coding sequence ATGAGCCACCGGCCCGCCCGTCGCGCCCGCCGCGCGTCCGCCAGCCCGCTGTTCACCCCCCACGGCACCGCCCGCGCCAGCCGCAAGGCCGCCCGCCGCCAGCTCGCCGAGGCCACCGCCAAAGCCCGCGCCGAAGCCAGCGCCCACCAGAGCGAAAGCACGCCCGCCGAGCACCAGATGCCCGCCCCGCTCTACCCATCGAGCGGACGCCCCGGGCCCGCCTCCTCTCGCGGGAACCGGCTGAAGCTGCCCGCCCACCGCATGACCACCGCGGTCGCGGCCGGCGCCTATCCCTTCCTCGCCGAAGGCGGACTCGGCGCCGAGGGCATCTACATCGGCCGCGACGTCCACGCCGAAGCATCATTCGTCTTCGACCCGTTCGCTCTGTATGGCAAAGTCGAGGGATTCACCAACCCCAACCTTTTGCTCGCCGGCGTGATCGGCCAGGGCAAGAGCGCCCTCGCCAAGTCCTTCGCGCTGCGTTCGGTCGCCTTCGGATACCGCGTCTACGTCCCGTGCGACCCGAAGGGCGAGTGGACTCCGGTGGCAGAAGCCCTCGGCGGCCGGTCCGTCGCCCTCGGTCCCGGACTGCCGGGTCGCCTGAACCCCCTGGACGCGGCCCCGCGCCCGGAGAGCGTGTCCAAGGCCGACTGGGTCGGCGAGATCCGCAAACGACGCCTGCTCCTGCTCGGCTCCCTTGCCCGCACCGTCCTGGGCCGGGACCTGATGCCCATGGAGCACACCGCCCTGGACGTCGCCCTCGACGCCGTCGTCACCCGCGCCGCCGACACGCACCGCACCCCGCTCCTCGGCGACGTCGCCGCCACCCTCAACAGCCCAAGCGCGCTCGACGAAGCCGCCGGGATGATGTCGGGCCAACTCGGCGACGCCGCCCGCGACCTGGCCCATGCCATGCGGCGCCTGGTCCACGGCGACCTGGCCGGCATGTTCGACGCCCCCTCCACCGTGAGCTTCGACCCGAACGCGCCGATGCTCACCATCGACCTGTCCCGCCTCGGCGGCAGCGGTGACGACACCGCCCTCGTCCTCGCGATGACCTGCGCGAGCGCCTGGATGGAGTCCGCCCTCTCCGACCCGAACGGCGGACGGCGCTGGATCGTGTACGACGAGGCATGGAGGCTGATGCGGCACGTCGGCCTGCTCCAGCGGATGCAGGCCCAGTGGAAGCTCAGCCGCGGCCTCGGGATTGCCAACCTCATGGTGATCCACCGGCTGTCCGACCTGCTCACCGCCGGCGACGCCGGATCACAAGGCCGAGCCCTGGCCGAGGGACTCCTCGCTGACTGCAGCACCCGGATCATCTACCGCCAGGAGAACGACCAGCTCCACGCCGCGGCCTCCCTGCTCGGCCTGACCTCCGTCGAGATGGACGCCATCGCGCACCTCAACCGAGGGCGCGGCCTGTGGAAAGTCGCAGGTCGGAGCTTCATTGTTCAGCACCTCCTGCACAGCCACGAACTGGCGCTCTTCGACACCGACGCCCGTATGCACTGA
- a CDS encoding glycosyltransferase family 2 protein, producing MITVVIASRLREDRLDYLAAMHASLTRQSVPWEAVIALDGASPDRLPTPLTQDPRVRTLALSRPVGAACARNLALAHVRTPYTNWADDDDLFTDDAMAVRLNTLESTQVGWCAGWSEDQHPDGSTTLWRCPTPPGRHEAGDVWTYWKSPTDTIPIGPTTILARTDLVRAAPMGGLVQGEDYCAAVGVTALAPGVLLPVPVYRYRKWNGQMTAQAGYDQLEAAAREHAWAYGRSLRAVLRGGEDLVHG from the coding sequence CTGATCACCGTCGTCATCGCCAGCCGCCTGCGCGAAGACCGGCTGGACTACCTGGCCGCCATGCACGCCAGCCTCACCCGGCAGTCCGTGCCGTGGGAGGCCGTGATCGCGCTCGACGGTGCATCGCCCGACCGCCTGCCGACCCCGCTCACGCAGGACCCGCGCGTTCGCACGCTGGCGCTGTCCCGTCCAGTCGGCGCCGCCTGCGCCAGGAACCTGGCCCTCGCTCACGTACGCACCCCGTACACCAACTGGGCAGACGACGATGACCTGTTCACCGACGACGCGATGGCCGTACGGCTGAACACCCTGGAATCCACCCAGGTCGGCTGGTGTGCCGGCTGGAGCGAGGATCAGCACCCCGACGGCTCGACCACCCTGTGGCGCTGCCCCACGCCGCCCGGCCGGCACGAGGCCGGTGACGTGTGGACGTACTGGAAGTCACCGACGGACACCATCCCCATCGGGCCGACCACGATCCTCGCCCGTACCGACCTCGTGCGCGCCGCGCCGATGGGCGGCCTCGTCCAGGGCGAGGACTACTGCGCGGCCGTCGGCGTCACCGCTCTCGCCCCCGGCGTCCTGCTGCCAGTGCCCGTGTACAGGTACCGCAAGTGGAACGGGCAAATGACAGCCCAGGCCGGATACGACCAGCTGGAGGCAGCGGCCCGTGAGCACGCCTGGGCGTACGGCCGCAGCCTGCGCGCCGTCCTGCGCGGTGGCGAGGACCTGGTCCATGGCTGA
- a CDS encoding relaxase/mobilization nuclease — MIPRLHERTHRPHDPLEEALGRPVSPNEGLTEHTIVAHWPGLDYFTLDDEQRIWTSVQWAEHLEDPYLEHPFAASPDDDRRAILHLDIRLHPKDRELTGPEWAEVAQRLARAVGIEIPGKEHGCRWIAVQAQPGRLDLIANLIHVDGAWHAPPADKLRRLAQEARRIEQDLHLIPVRSDPPSRPAVRAALTASAQLATILRQLADEQAGPLAAVRGLVEHTSHRIARQPGAAGTDTAHRLELIARRLYAIQQDLDTTANRLVQPRAVPAPDAVRHNAHRSP; from the coding sequence GTGATCCCCCGCCTGCACGAGCGGACCCACCGGCCCCACGACCCGCTCGAAGAGGCGCTGGGGCGGCCGGTCTCACCGAACGAGGGCCTAACGGAGCACACGATCGTCGCCCACTGGCCCGGCCTGGATTACTTCACCCTGGACGACGAGCAGAGGATCTGGACGTCCGTCCAGTGGGCCGAGCACCTCGAAGACCCCTACCTGGAGCATCCGTTCGCCGCCAGCCCCGACGACGACCGGCGGGCGATCCTCCACCTAGACATCCGCCTTCACCCGAAGGACCGGGAACTGACCGGACCGGAGTGGGCCGAGGTCGCTCAACGGCTCGCGCGGGCCGTCGGCATCGAGATCCCCGGCAAGGAACATGGCTGCCGATGGATCGCTGTCCAGGCCCAGCCAGGGCGCCTCGATCTGATCGCCAACCTAATCCATGTCGACGGCGCGTGGCACGCTCCCCCCGCGGACAAACTGCGGCGCCTGGCACAGGAGGCGCGTCGCATCGAACAGGACCTCCACCTGATCCCTGTCCGATCCGACCCCCCTTCGCGGCCTGCCGTCCGCGCGGCGCTCACGGCGTCGGCCCAGCTCGCGACCATCCTCAGGCAGCTCGCCGACGAACAGGCCGGCCCTCTGGCCGCGGTACGCGGACTCGTCGAGCACACCTCGCACCGGATCGCCCGCCAGCCGGGAGCAGCCGGCACCGATACGGCACACCGCCTGGAGCTGATTGCCCGCCGCCTCTACGCCATCCAGCAGGACCTGGACACCACCGCAAACCGCCTGGTCCAGCCCCGCGCCGTCCCGGCCCCGGACGCCGTCCGGCACAACGCCCACCGATCGCCGTAG